A single window of Nocardia sp. NBC_01327 DNA harbors:
- a CDS encoding cytochrome ubiquinol oxidase subunit I, producing the protein MSVVDLARWQFGITTVYHFIFVPLTIGLAPLVAGMQTAWVITGKEHWYRLTKFFGKLFLINFALGVATGIVQEFQFGMSWSEYSRFVGDVFGAPLAMEALVAFFMESTFLGLWIFGWTRLSKKVHLACIWLVAIGTNASAYFIVAANSFMQHPVGAEYNPKTGRAELHDIWAVLGNNTTVAAFPHVIAGAFLTAGTFVAGVAGWWMVRKARQVETTGDLAPTEEARTMWRPAARLGLYVVLVAAVALVFTGDVQGKLMFKQQPMKMASAESLCHTETDPDFSVLTIGTHNNCDSVTHLIEVPYALPWLAEGKFTGVTLDGVKDLQLSYNEKYGVGDYRPNLFVTYWTFRAMIGLMAGSILLALVGFWVTRGGRVPNQRWFSWLSLICILTPFFGNISGWIFTEMGRQPWVVAPNPTGDPHIRLTVQQGVSGVTAGTIVTSLVVFTLLYGLLAVAWFYLMRRYVVEGPEQPAPDTPRMTGDNVDKLSFAY; encoded by the coding sequence ATGAGCGTCGTGGATCTAGCGCGCTGGCAGTTCGGAATCACCACCGTCTATCACTTCATCTTCGTGCCGCTCACCATCGGTCTGGCGCCACTGGTAGCGGGCATGCAGACCGCATGGGTGATTACGGGCAAAGAACACTGGTACCGCCTCACCAAATTCTTCGGGAAGCTGTTCCTGATCAATTTCGCGCTGGGCGTCGCCACCGGCATCGTGCAGGAATTCCAGTTCGGCATGAGCTGGAGCGAATACTCCCGCTTCGTCGGCGATGTGTTCGGCGCACCGCTGGCCATGGAGGCGCTGGTCGCGTTCTTCATGGAGTCGACCTTCCTCGGCCTGTGGATCTTCGGCTGGACCCGATTGTCGAAAAAGGTGCACCTGGCCTGCATCTGGCTGGTCGCCATCGGCACCAATGCCTCGGCGTACTTCATCGTCGCGGCCAACTCGTTCATGCAGCACCCGGTCGGCGCGGAGTACAACCCGAAGACCGGACGCGCTGAGCTGCACGACATCTGGGCGGTGCTCGGCAACAACACCACGGTCGCCGCCTTCCCGCACGTGATCGCCGGAGCCTTCCTCACCGCGGGCACCTTCGTGGCCGGTGTCGCGGGCTGGTGGATGGTCCGCAAGGCCCGCCAGGTGGAGACCACCGGCGATCTTGCGCCGACCGAGGAGGCCCGCACCATGTGGCGGCCGGCTGCCCGGCTCGGGCTGTACGTCGTCCTGGTCGCCGCTGTCGCACTGGTTTTCACCGGCGATGTCCAGGGCAAGCTCATGTTCAAACAGCAGCCCATGAAGATGGCGTCGGCGGAATCGCTGTGCCACACCGAAACCGATCCGGACTTCTCGGTGCTCACCATCGGCACGCACAACAACTGCGACAGCGTCACCCACCTCATCGAGGTGCCCTACGCCCTGCCGTGGCTGGCCGAGGGCAAGTTCACCGGTGTGACCCTGGACGGTGTAAAGGACCTGCAGCTGTCGTACAACGAGAAGTACGGCGTCGGCGACTACCGGCCCAACCTGTTCGTCACCTACTGGACCTTCCGGGCCATGATCGGCCTCATGGCAGGCTCGATCCTGTTGGCGCTGGTCGGATTCTGGGTCACCAGGGGCGGCCGGGTGCCGAATCAGCGGTGGTTCTCCTGGTTGTCGCTGATCTGCATTCTGACGCCGTTCTTCGGCAATATCTCCGGCTGGATCTTCACCGAGATGGGCCGGCAGCCCTGGGTGGTCGCACCCAATCCGACCGGTGACCCGCACATTCGATTGACGGTGCAGCAGGGCGTCTCCGGCGTCACCGCGGGCACCATCGTCACCTCGCTGGTCGTCTTCACGCTGCTCTACGGTCTGCTCGCGGTCGCCTGGTTCTACCTCATGCGCCGCTATGTGGTCGAGGGCCCGGAACAGCCGGCCCCGGACACCCCGCGCATGACCGGGGACAACGTCGACAAGCTTTCCTTCGCCTACTAG
- the cydB gene encoding cytochrome d ubiquinol oxidase subunit II, whose protein sequence is MSLPEFWFLLITVLFTGYFVLEGFDYGVGMLMPILGRGSEVRKRVVLNTIGPVWDGNEVWLLTAGGALFAAFPEWYASLFSGFYLALLLILVGLIARACAIEWRSKIDDDRWRLGCDIGIGLGSWIPALAWGLAFANIVRGVKLNEHRQIGGNLLDLLNPYALLGGLTTLLLFLLHGALFIVLKTGNEVRDEAQALVRKLFVPTAVVVAAFGIWTQLAYGKGWTWIPLVLAVIGLLVAGFAATQGRDGWAFAGTALTIIGATVLLFGSLFPNVLPSTIDSAFSLSVDGRGGTISASSTHYTLVVMSWVAVAMVPVVLIYQAWSYWVFRQRLTIEQIPAPIGLPMGAPRG, encoded by the coding sequence ATGAGTCTCCCCGAATTCTGGTTTCTACTGATCACCGTGCTGTTCACCGGCTACTTCGTGCTGGAGGGCTTCGACTACGGGGTCGGCATGCTCATGCCGATCCTGGGCCGGGGTTCCGAAGTGCGAAAGCGCGTGGTGCTCAACACCATCGGGCCGGTATGGGATGGCAACGAGGTGTGGCTGCTCACCGCGGGCGGTGCGCTGTTCGCGGCCTTCCCGGAGTGGTACGCCAGCCTGTTCTCCGGGTTCTACCTGGCGCTGCTGCTGATCCTGGTCGGCTTGATCGCCCGCGCCTGCGCCATCGAATGGCGCAGCAAGATCGACGACGACCGCTGGCGGCTCGGCTGCGATATCGGCATCGGCCTCGGCTCCTGGATTCCGGCTCTCGCCTGGGGTTTGGCCTTCGCCAATATCGTGCGCGGCGTAAAGCTCAACGAGCACAGGCAGATCGGCGGCAATCTGCTCGATCTGCTGAACCCGTACGCACTGCTCGGCGGGCTCACCACCCTGCTGCTGTTCCTGCTGCACGGTGCGCTGTTCATCGTGCTAAAGACCGGCAACGAGGTGCGTGACGAGGCACAGGCCCTGGTGCGCAAGCTGTTCGTGCCCACCGCGGTGGTGGTGGCGGCCTTCGGTATCTGGACCCAGCTCGCCTACGGTAAGGGCTGGACCTGGATTCCGCTGGTACTGGCCGTGATCGGGCTGTTGGTCGCGGGATTCGCGGCCACCCAGGGTCGCGACGGCTGGGCCTTCGCGGGCACCGCGCTCACGATCATCGGGGCCACGGTGCTGCTGTTCGGATCGCTCTTCCCGAATGTGCTGCCCTCCACCATCGATTCGGCCTTCAGCCTCAGCGTGGACGGTCGCGGCGGCACCATCTCGGCGTCCTCCACGCACTACACGCTGGTGGTCATGAGCTGGGTGGCGGTGGCCATGGTTCCGGTGGTGCTGATCTACCAGGCCTGGTCGTACTGGGTCTTCCGGCAGCGCCTGACCATCGAGCAGATCCCGGCGCCGATCGGACTGCCGATGGGGGCACCGCGCGGCTAG